A region from the Salvia splendens isolate huo1 chromosome 15, SspV2, whole genome shotgun sequence genome encodes:
- the LOC121766419 gene encoding salviol synthase-like, translating into MEIDIPSTLIPSTLIPLLSFLLFLFIFLKSQTISKSTKSYSHIPGPKPLPLIGNLHLMLRASSGPHRLFRSLAAKHGPLMHLQLGELHFLIASSAEFAKQVMKTHDTIFANRPLMLATEELAYNSSGITFSPHGDHWRRLRKICTVELLSARHVRSFRRIREEEVTIMCNWIASREGSTIDLSERLYMSSYDVIVRAAVNKAKTEQREMMISILMEIIKLTSGFMLADLYPSVKSLPLITGARFKIRGMRRKLDEVLDGMIEQQRAAADDGDDEAKFEGFLDILLRFEKDGTLTTDNLKAVLLDMFIAGTDTSATTIEWAMSELIKNHSKLIKAQQEVRRVFDNEGSRIDEDKFHELKYLKLIIKETLRLHPPAPLLIPKVNSQRCEINGYEIPAGTRVIVNGWALGRDPEYWNDPEKFMPERFEESSHDFNGSNLEYIPFGAGRRICPGMLFGLANVELPLAMLLYHFDWEMPNRMKYEELDMAEGFGATVHRKHHLCLIPIVKRPL; encoded by the exons ATGGAGATAGACATCCCTTCAACTCTCATCCCTTCAACTCTCATCCCTCTTCTTtccttcctcctcttcctcttcataTTTCTAAAATCTCAAACAATCTCAAAATCAACAAAGAGTTACTCACACATCCCCGGCCCCAAACCCCTCCCTCTCATCGGCAACCTCCACCTCATGCTCCGCGCCTCCTCCGGCCCCCACCGCCTCTTCCGCTCCCTCGCCGCCAAACACGGCCCCCTGATGCACCTCCAGCTCGGCGAGCTCCACTTCCTCATCGCCTCCTCCGCCGAATTCGCAAAGCAAGTGATGAAAACTCACGACACCATCTTCGCCAACCGCCCTCTGATGCTGGCCACGGAGGAGCTCGCCTACAACTCCTCCGGCATCACCTTCTCCCCCCACGGCGACCACTGGCGCCGCCTCCGGAAGATCTGCACCGTCGAGCTCCTCAGCGCCCGGCACGTGCGGTCCTTCCGCCGCATAAGGGAAGAAGAAGTCACAATCATGTGCAATTGGATCGCTTCTCGCGAAGGATCAACAATTGATCTTTCGGAGAGGCTCTACATGTCGTCGTACGACGTCATCGTGAGGGCGGCCGTGAACAAGGCGAAAACCGAGCAGCGGGAGATGATGATTTCGATACTGATGGAAATTATAAAGTTGACTTCGGGGTTCATGTTGGCGGACCTCTATCCTTCCGTCAAATCGCTTCCGTTGATCACCGGGGCGCGGTTCAAGATCCGGGGGATGCGTCGCAAATTGGACGAGGTGCTCGATGGAATGATCGAGCAGCAGAGAGCGGCCGCGGATGACGGCGATGATGAGGCCAAGTTTGAAGGTTTCTTGGATATTCTCCTCAGATTTGAAAAAGATGGGACTTTAACTACCGACAATCTCAAAGCAGTGTTATTG GATATGTTTATTGCGGGAACCGACACGTCAGCTACTACAATAGAATGGGCAATGTCAGAGCTGATTAAAAACCATAGCAAACTCATCAAAGCTCAACAAGAAGTCAGAAGGGTTTTTGACAACGAGGGATCACGTATTGATGAAGACAAGTTCCATGAGCTAAAATACCTCAAATTAATCATCAAGGAGACTCTGAGATTGCACCCACCAGCCCCACTCTTAATCCCCAAAGTGAACTCCCAAAGATGTGAAATCAACGGTTACGAAATCCCAGCAGGAACCAGAGTTATAGTGAATGGATGGGCACTGGGAAGAGATCCCGAGTATTGGAACGATCCTGAGAAGTTTATGCCCGAGAGGTTTGAGGAAAGTTCCCATGATTTCAATGGGAGCAATCTTGAGTATATACCATTTGGCGCAGGAAGGAGAATCTGTCCCGGCATGTTGTTCGGGCTTGCCAACGTGGAGCTTCCACTTGCTATGCTTCTCTATCATTTTGATTGGGAAATGCCTAACCGGATGAAATATGAAGAattggatatggctgagggctTTGGCGCCACCGTTCATAGGAAACACCATTTGTGTTTAATCCCTATTGTTAAGCGACCTTTGTAG